In the genome of Aridibaculum aurantiacum, one region contains:
- a CDS encoding PAS domain S-box protein, translating into MTKSHFNNSQDWDNTTRQISFDNAPISMLLLDAVSLKIEAANKAALQLLGYTMEEIRGLEFTTIDLSASQTMFENLFDIDNNGKREVSHTTFTKKDGTPIHSEVFYTTINVEGTRLVLVTITDQVVPSKAAESYREHSALYNVISDAIVATDENFKITSYNQPASEIFGWKEEEVIGKPVREITASIYPHNTPDEVAAMLLHQGHWQGEIITHRKDGNKFPAYISVNTLQDIEGKVTGTVCVIRDLSKQKELHNQVNYLSALLNKVSDAIIYVDDAYKILNWNHGAELLFGIKKEEAISKNLLNIFGHSNTTELKNDIVNLQTKDENWQFEMQFFDEQTNTQKWIIFSASKIEDQAGEETGYIVIGKDITERKNLGEQLLQLNKQLEEKVNKKGEELAHVYERISDAFIAFDSNLKYTYLNHQAETISGKTTGELINKNAFEEENPLITPELHEHMAAAIASHKPVYKDVYLQGIDKWYQTAMYPSREGLAIYFQDITERKLAEKQLQHSEQRFKKLVTGGNDLISIIDREGNFIYNSPTSIKVLNYDPEFFDGKHISDLLHPDDLEIAFATVNKVLEEKTIISPHVRLKHGDGSWRWIEATLKNLLDDPDVQGIVINARDITEILKAEHEKELERKDKEALINTSTDLMWSIDKNYHLIAGNHSFKQSLKASSNLELNPGETVLSYEYFDEEHLSMWKAFYDRALSGEEFESEIIVTSKEGTGNMWMLIRFHPVYNDGEIIAAACYATDVTERKLAADKLRESERKFKAIFQNSVNGIALMSIEGNIIEISSSAEEILGIPRDELINSNKHDFIVPEYVPLMLNTFNEVASNTGLEKTVSLEILHPSGTTKWLECTYRNYLNDPAVNAIVTNFRDITQVKKYAEEIENSEARYKKAQMIGKMGHWELNLLTEEVYWSEEIYNLFGVEEESFKPTFELFMHFVHPDDRSMVDNMLQLATAGLIDYNVIHRITLPTGEIRYMHELGEAVRNSEGVPEKFVGTVQDVTEQKVTEEKLRASEKNYKVLFDKNPVPLYMIQPLDFNIIEANRATESQYGYTKEELLNMSVQDLRAEKDETLLAYLNDLFVKNKNVDTVVKQKKKNGEIIYTKVNTDKIFYKNIEAWLVAARDITKEIQYQKQLKDNQQQLSIIFNSTINGMVLFKVESGNQFRFEAINDALAEAIRVDKDEVVGQILQQVFEPATIEHLLPLYKSAVTTGEVQNLITGSRRRLTKRIIHYTAIPIKNEQGEVEQLLSISNDITEQKLTEEKLKSSEEKYRLLFQRGAHPKWIFDAETLQFLEVNDAAVRHYGYSRQEFLQMTLFDIRPDEEKEKLQGLVAQSIPSETSVLSTHKTKTGKLIRAHVTINTINLNNKDARLATIVDLTEQELAKQELLDTTRQLRQLASHIEQVREEERTHIAREIHDELGQQLTGLKMDLSWIGKRLQASDEELQQKMKSSLLLLDETIHTVRKISTELRPGILEDLGLADAIRWQGEEFTRRTGIIVQLHTNVEEEQFAQPISIALFRIHQEALTNALKHADATLIESSLHKENNLIRLSITDNGSGFDKEEAKEKRTFGLLGITERVNILNGSFHIDTFPGKGTTIAVEIPL; encoded by the coding sequence ATGACAAAGAGCCATTTTAATAATTCGCAAGATTGGGATAACACGACCAGGCAGATCAGCTTTGATAATGCGCCTATCAGCATGTTGCTATTAGATGCCGTATCGCTTAAAATAGAAGCCGCTAATAAAGCAGCACTTCAACTGCTCGGTTATACAATGGAAGAAATACGGGGATTAGAATTTACAACAATTGATTTATCCGCTTCTCAAACCATGTTTGAGAATTTGTTTGACATTGACAACAATGGCAAACGCGAGGTTTCCCATACGACGTTCACAAAAAAAGATGGAACACCCATTCATTCTGAAGTATTCTATACGACTATAAATGTGGAGGGTACCAGGCTGGTCTTGGTGACAATCACGGACCAGGTAGTGCCGAGTAAAGCGGCAGAAAGTTATAGAGAGCATTCAGCGCTATACAATGTTATTTCTGATGCAATTGTTGCTACTGATGAAAATTTTAAAATTACAAGCTACAACCAGCCCGCAAGTGAAATCTTTGGCTGGAAAGAGGAAGAAGTTATCGGCAAACCAGTAAGAGAAATCACAGCAAGTATTTACCCGCATAATACTCCAGATGAAGTTGCTGCTATGCTCCTGCATCAAGGCCATTGGCAAGGTGAGATCATTACGCACAGAAAAGATGGAAATAAATTTCCTGCGTATATATCAGTGAACACTTTACAAGATATAGAAGGAAAAGTAACAGGAACTGTTTGTGTGATAAGAGATCTATCCAAACAAAAAGAATTACATAACCAAGTTAATTATTTATCTGCTTTACTCAATAAAGTAAGTGATGCCATCATCTATGTTGATGATGCTTACAAGATCTTAAACTGGAATCACGGTGCAGAATTATTATTCGGAATTAAAAAAGAAGAAGCAATAAGTAAAAACCTTCTGAACATTTTCGGACATTCAAACACTACCGAACTTAAAAATGATATTGTAAATCTTCAGACAAAGGATGAGAACTGGCAATTTGAAATGCAGTTTTTTGATGAACAAACCAATACTCAAAAATGGATCATATTTTCTGCATCCAAAATAGAAGATCAAGCAGGTGAAGAAACAGGATACATAGTTATTGGCAAGGACATCACAGAACGGAAAAACTTAGGCGAACAATTACTCCAGTTAAACAAACAACTGGAAGAAAAAGTAAATAAAAAAGGAGAAGAACTTGCTCATGTTTATGAGCGCATATCGGATGCATTTATCGCATTTGACAGTAATTTAAAATACACTTACCTGAACCACCAGGCAGAAACTATATCAGGAAAAACAACTGGAGAACTCATTAATAAAAATGCATTTGAAGAAGAAAACCCCCTAATTACCCCGGAGCTGCATGAACACATGGCAGCTGCAATCGCCTCACACAAACCTGTCTATAAGGATGTGTATCTACAGGGGATAGATAAATGGTATCAGACAGCCATGTATCCTTCCAGGGAAGGTTTAGCCATTTACTTCCAGGATATTACTGAAAGAAAGCTTGCTGAAAAACAATTACAGCATAGTGAACAAAGATTTAAAAAGCTAGTCACAGGTGGAAACGATTTAATTTCTATAATAGATAGGGAAGGAAACTTTATTTATAACAGTCCTACTTCAATAAAAGTTTTGAATTATGATCCTGAGTTTTTTGATGGCAAACACATATCTGATCTTTTACATCCTGACGATCTTGAGATTGCTTTTGCCACTGTAAATAAGGTCCTTGAAGAAAAAACCATTATATCGCCACATGTAAGGCTAAAGCATGGTGACGGAAGTTGGAGATGGATTGAAGCCACTTTGAAAAATTTGCTGGACGACCCGGATGTACAAGGAATAGTGATAAATGCACGTGACATCACTGAAATTCTAAAAGCAGAACATGAAAAGGAACTGGAAAGAAAAGATAAAGAAGCTCTCATAAATACCTCCACCGATCTGATGTGGAGCATTGATAAAAATTATCATCTCATAGCAGGTAATCATTCTTTTAAGCAAAGCTTGAAGGCTTCTTCTAACCTGGAACTAAACCCGGGGGAAACTGTATTGAGTTATGAGTATTTTGATGAGGAACATCTTTCTATGTGGAAGGCGTTTTACGATAGGGCACTTTCAGGTGAAGAATTTGAATCCGAAATAATAGTCACTTCAAAGGAGGGTACAGGCAATATGTGGATGCTGATTCGATTTCATCCTGTATATAATGATGGTGAAATAATAGCTGCTGCATGTTATGCCACCGATGTTACAGAACGAAAACTAGCTGCTGACAAACTCAGGGAAAGCGAAAGAAAATTTAAAGCCATTTTCCAGAATAGTGTTAATGGAATTGCTTTAATGTCTATAGAAGGAAACATTATTGAGATCAGCAGCTCAGCAGAAGAAATATTAGGCATTCCAAGGGATGAATTAATAAACAGCAACAAACATGATTTTATAGTTCCGGAATATGTTCCACTTATGCTGAACACATTTAATGAAGTGGCCAGCAATACAGGATTAGAGAAAACGGTCTCTCTTGAAATCTTACATCCTTCAGGAACAACTAAATGGTTAGAATGTACCTACAGGAATTATTTAAATGACCCTGCTGTAAATGCTATTGTAACTAATTTCAGGGATATAACACAAGTAAAAAAATATGCAGAAGAAATAGAAAATAGTGAAGCCAGGTATAAGAAAGCCCAAATGATTGGCAAGATGGGTCACTGGGAGCTGAACCTCCTAACAGAAGAGGTATACTGGTCAGAAGAGATCTATAATCTATTTGGAGTAGAAGAGGAAAGCTTTAAACCTACTTTTGAATTATTCATGCATTTTGTGCATCCTGATGACAGGAGCATGGTTGACAATATGCTGCAATTGGCTACAGCGGGGCTAATTGATTATAACGTAATTCACCGAATAACACTTCCTACTGGTGAGATACGCTACATGCACGAATTAGGAGAAGCTGTAAGAAACAGCGAAGGAGTTCCGGAAAAATTTGTAGGTACTGTGCAGGATGTGACTGAACAAAAAGTAACAGAGGAAAAATTAAGAGCATCAGAAAAAAATTACAAAGTTCTTTTTGATAAAAACCCTGTACCGCTTTACATGATCCAGCCATTGGACTTTAATATTATTGAAGCGAACAGAGCAACCGAAAGCCAATATGGTTATACAAAAGAAGAATTATTGAATATGTCTGTTCAAGATTTGCGGGCAGAAAAAGACGAAACATTATTGGCATACCTGAATGATCTATTTGTAAAAAATAAAAATGTTGATACGGTAGTAAAGCAGAAAAAGAAGAATGGAGAGATAATTTATACCAAGGTAAATACTGACAAAATTTTTTACAAAAACATAGAAGCTTGGCTGGTAGCAGCAAGAGATATAACCAAAGAGATCCAGTACCAAAAACAATTAAAAGATAACCAGCAACAACTGTCTATAATTTTCAACAGTACCATCAACGGTATGGTTCTCTTTAAAGTTGAAAGTGGCAATCAGTTCAGGTTTGAAGCCATCAATGATGCACTGGCAGAAGCAATAAGAGTAGATAAGGATGAGGTAGTAGGTCAAATCCTCCAACAAGTTTTTGAGCCGGCAACCATAGAACATTTGCTTCCTCTTTATAAATCTGCAGTAACTACAGGAGAGGTCCAGAACCTCATTACAGGTAGCAGGAGAAGACTCACAAAAAGAATTATTCATTACACTGCTATTCCCATTAAAAATGAACAGGGCGAAGTAGAACAACTACTATCTATCAGCAACGATATAACAGAACAAAAACTTACAGAGGAGAAACTTAAATCTTCAGAAGAAAAGTATCGCCTGCTGTTTCAGCGAGGAGCGCACCCCAAATGGATCTTTGATGCTGAAACTTTACAGTTTTTAGAGGTGAACGACGCCGCAGTACGACACTATGGGTACAGCAGGCAGGAGTTCCTCCAAATGACTTTATTTGACATAAGACCTGACGAAGAAAAGGAAAAGCTGCAAGGATTGGTTGCGCAATCAATACCTTCTGAAACATCAGTTCTATCAACTCACAAAACAAAGACAGGTAAGCTTATCCGTGCTCATGTTACCATAAACACCATCAACCTCAATAATAAAGATGCACGGCTTGCCACCATTGTTGACTTAACAGAACAAGAACTGGCAAAACAAGAACTGCTTGATACCACCAGGCAATTGCGACAACTGGCTTCGCATATAGAACAGGTACGCGAAGAAGAAAGAACCCATATAGCACGGGAGATACATGATGAACTGGGACAACAACTTACCGGTTTAAAAATGGACCTGTCGTGGATAGGTAAAAGGCTGCAGGCTTCCGATGAAGAACTACAACAAAAAATGAAGAGCTCTCTCCTGCTGCTCGATGAAACCATACATACGGTAAGGAAAATATCTACTGAGTTACGTCCGGGAATATTGGAAGACCTTGGACTGGCAGATGCTATCCGCTGGCAAGGCGAAGAGTTTACGCGCCGCACGGGCATCATTGTTCAATTACATACCAATGTAGAAGAAGAACAATTCGCGCAACCTATTTCTATTGCTCTTTTCCGCATACACCAGGAAGCGCTTACCAATGCATTGAAACATGCAGATGCCACTTTGATAGAAAGTTCCCTGCACAAAGAAAATAACCTCATCAGGTTAAGCATCACGGATAATGGCAGCGGTTTCGATAAGGAAGAAGCTAAGGAAAAACGCACCTTTGGTTTACTTGGCATCACCGAACGGGTGAACATTTTGAATGGCAGTTTTCATATTGACACTTTTCCCGGAAAGGGAACAACCATAGCTGTAGAAATTCCATTGTAA